A part of Aegilops tauschii subsp. strangulata cultivar AL8/78 chromosome 2, Aet v6.0, whole genome shotgun sequence genomic DNA contains:
- the LOC109768811 gene encoding putative invertase inhibitor, translating to MSMDPHVVLLLTLILLLGTGDGSLAVGTPSAIIRRTCAAVGRTGPGVGYDSCMDALSGDPAAAAAKDARELAVVATKLTVANVTSTVLVLDDLVCNLGECLRSYRDMNETLEGALGDLAAGRLKAASDKLQHASFAPSDCDILLFEGSAEKNPMSEENNDAVWLSRLAYVIASL from the coding sequence ATGTCGATGGATCCTCATGTAGTTCTACTTCTCACCCTCATCCTCCTCCTGGGTACCGGAGACGGCAGCCTCGCCGTCGGCACTCCGTCCGCGATCATCAGAAGGACATGCGCGGCTGTCGGCCGAACCGGCCCGGGAGTGGGTTACGACTCCTGCATGGACGCGCTCTCGGGCGACCCGGCCGCCGCGGCCGCCAAGGACGCACGGGAGCTCGCCGTCGTCGCCACCAAACTCACAGTGGCCAACGTCACGTCGACGGTGCTCGTCCTCGACGACCTCGTCTGTAACCTCGGGGAGTGCCTCCGCTCCTACAGGGACATGAACGAGACCCTGGAGGGCGCGCTCGGTGACCTAGCTGCTGGGCGCCTCAAAGCGGCGTCCGACAAACTGCAGCATGCCTCCTTCGCGCCCAGCGACTGCGACATCCTCTTGTTCGAGGGGAGCGCGGAGAAGAACCCGATGAGCGAGGAGAACAACGACGCCGTGTGGCTGTCCCGACTGGCGTATGTGATTGCTAGCTTGTAG